The Candidatus Methylomirabilota bacterium region ATCGGCGAGGGTCTGGACCTGGCCGCGGTGCGAGACGTCGGTGGGGATCGCCAGGGCCTGGCCGCCCTGCCCGGTGATGCCCCGGCAGGTCTCGGCCATGCCCGCCTCGTCCACGTCGGCCACCACGACGTGGGCGCCCTCACGCGCGAAGGCCAGCGCCAGCGCTCGGCCGATCCCGCTCCCGCCCCCGGTCACCACGGCGACGCGGCCGTCGAAGCTCGGCAGCGGCGCCGGCGCCACGGGTAGCCCCGCCGTCAGGCCGGCAGCTCGCGGCGCCCGGTGAACACGGCCAGGGTGAACACCCCCGAGACCCCGGCGTTCACCAGCCAGAACCAGGGAGCGCCATTGAAGCCCCGCCAGAAGGCCTGCAGCAGGATGGTGAGCAAGAAGAGCGCGGGCAGAACCGCGTACGCGAGCGTGAGGCCGCGGTAGCGCTCGAGGTCCCCGGCGATCTGGAGCTCCAGGGAGGCGAGGATCACGAAGGCGATCCCGACGGCGCGGAGGAAGTAGTTCTCGGGGAGCGGAAGCTGCTGCGTGAGCATGGTCATCCACTTGGGAATCAAGAGGTAGGGCACGCCGTAGACGAGCAGGACGACGGCCTGGGCGGTCATCACGGCTTTGAGCGTCTTCATGGCTCCCTCCTAGTCATGTGACGTCGTGGCCTGCGATTTGGCCGAAGTGTACCATGGACCGGTCCCGGTCCCGGCGGTTTGCGCGAATCGGCCCACCGGAGGGGTTTCGCGGGACGGCGCCGGTTGCAGTACTCTATCGCCGTGACCGACGACCGTCGCATTCCCGTGCCCCGGGCATCCCGGCCCCGCGCCCGCCCCCCGAGCGTCCTCGATCCGGTCACCACGTCCATCTTGTGGGCGCGGCTCCTGGCCGTGGTGGACGAGGCGGCGGCCACGCTCATCCGCACCTCGTTCTCGACGATCGTCCGCGAGGTGCACGACATGACCCAGCTCCTCACGGACGACCGCGGCCAGACGCTCGCCCAATCGGCGGTCTCGACGCCCGGCTTCGTCGGCACGACCGCGGGCGGCGTGCGGCGGTTCCTCGAACTCTGGGGACCGGAGACCTGGAGGCCGGGGGATGTCGCCATCACCAACGACCCCTGGATCGTGACGGGCCATCTGCCCGACGTGACGATCGTCACGCCGGTCTTCCACCGCCGGCGGCTCGTCGCCTTCATGGCCAACACGGCCCACATGACCGACATCGGCGGCACCTACTTCGGCGTCAACACGACCGAGGTCTTCGAGGAGGGGCTCCGCATCCCGCCGCTCCGGCTGATGGCCGCCGGCAAGCCCAACCAGCCGGTATGGGAGATGATCCGCGCCAACGTCCGGGCGCCAGACCAGGTGGTCGGAGATCTCCGCGCCCAGATCGCGGCGAACGAGCAGGGCTGCCGGACGATCTCCGGCATCATGGCGGAATACGGCCTGGCCGATCTCCACGGGCTGGCTGGGGCCATCCACGCCGCCAGCGACCGGGCGCTCGGCGAGGCGCTCGCCCTGGTCCCCGACGGGATGTACCATGCCGAGGTCACCGGCGACGGCTACGGCGAGCCGTTCACGGTTCACCTCGCCCTCACCGTACGCGACGGCCACCTCCACTTCGACTTCACGGGCTCGTCCCCCCAGCAGCGCACGCCGATCAACGCGGTCCTCCAGTACACCCGTGCCTATGCCGCGTTCACGACCAAGTGCGCGTTCGTGCCTTCGGTCCCGAACAACGAGGGGCTGCTCCGGCGCCTCACGGTCGAGGCGCCCCGCGGCACGATCGTCAACGCCCTGCCGCCCGCCCCCGTCCAGTCCCGCCACGTGCTGGGCTTCGTCCTCCAGGGCGCGGTCTTCGCGGCCCTCGCCCAGTGCGCGCCGGCCCACGCCCAGGCCGACAGCGGGACGCCGCCGCCGATCATCACGTTCTACGGGACCGGACCCGACGGCACGCCGTTCGTGACCTTCGAGTTCGTCAACGGCGGCGTCGGGGGCAAGCACGCCGGCGACGGCCGCTCCACCACGACGTTCCCCTCCAACATCGCGAATCTGCCCATCGAAGTGCTGGAATCGATCGCGCCCGTCCTCTACCTGGAGCAGCGCCTCATCCCGGACTCGGGGGGCGTGGGACTCCACCGCGGCGGTCTCGGCCAGCGGAAGACGTTTCGGGTGGCCCGTCCCATGATGGCCTCGCTCATCATCGACCGCTTCCGCCACCCGCCGCCCGGCGTGCTCGGCGGGGGGCCGGGACAGCGGGCCGAGGCGCACTTCGCCGACGGGCGGCCGGTGAGCATGAAGAGCGTGCTGGCGCTCCAGCCCGGGGACGTGCTGACACTCGAATCGCCCGGCGGCGGGGGCTATGGGGATCCGGGGAAGCGGCCGGAGGAGCTGATTCGGCGGGATCTCGAGGAGGGCTACGTCACGAGCTGGCCGGGCGACGTCCGCTCATGACGGGAGCGCTCGGCGCGATCGATCGACTTCGCGATCCGGGAACGAGGCCGGCGGCGCGGC contains the following coding sequences:
- a CDS encoding SDR family NAD(P)-dependent oxidoreductase — its product is MAPAPLPSFDGRVAVVTGGGSGIGRALALAFAREGAHVVVADVDEAGMAETCRGITGQGGQALAIPTDVSHRGQVQTLAD
- a CDS encoding hydantoinase B/oxoprolinase family protein, with the protein product MTDDRRIPVPRASRPRARPPSVLDPVTTSILWARLLAVVDEAAATLIRTSFSTIVREVHDMTQLLTDDRGQTLAQSAVSTPGFVGTTAGGVRRFLELWGPETWRPGDVAITNDPWIVTGHLPDVTIVTPVFHRRRLVAFMANTAHMTDIGGTYFGVNTTEVFEEGLRIPPLRLMAAGKPNQPVWEMIRANVRAPDQVVGDLRAQIAANEQGCRTISGIMAEYGLADLHGLAGAIHAASDRALGEALALVPDGMYHAEVTGDGYGEPFTVHLALTVRDGHLHFDFTGSSPQQRTPINAVLQYTRAYAAFTTKCAFVPSVPNNEGLLRRLTVEAPRGTIVNALPPAPVQSRHVLGFVLQGAVFAALAQCAPAHAQADSGTPPPIITFYGTGPDGTPFVTFEFVNGGVGGKHAGDGRSTTTFPSNIANLPIEVLESIAPVLYLEQRLIPDSGGVGLHRGGLGQRKTFRVARPMMASLIIDRFRHPPPGVLGGGPGQRAEAHFADGRPVSMKSVLALQPGDVLTLESPGGGGYGDPGKRPEELIRRDLEEGYVTSWPGDVRS